The genomic region TAAATTATAAATTTTAAGCTTAAAATATTGGACATCTCGGTAGCCATATGCTTTTCTTTTCAAAACTTTAATCTTATTATTCATTCCTTCAAGAGGTCCTGTTGAAATTCTATAATAAAACCAATTATAAATACCTGTTCTATGAGCCAATAGTAAATGAGCAAATTTTTTCATTAGTTTTATTCCAGAAGCTATTGCTTTTGCAACCCAAGAACCTAAAAACTTTTTTGCATCTGTTAGGTTAATCCATACAGGTTTATCAGCTAAAGCATTAGTTGTTTTAAATAAGCCACCTGTACAACTGCCTACATATATGGTTTTAAATTCATCATCCTCAAAATTATATGTTTTAGGATCAACCTCAAAACACTCAACCCAACCTTTGCCGGTACCCCAATCACCTGGTGGTGTTCTCCAAGGACCTAATTCTTTCCAATTTGTATAATACTCCTGACCTAATAAATTTATTATACTAATAATAACTAAGATAACTACTAAATATATCTTTTTCATTTTAGTTATTTTTAATTAATAATGAATTTTGATAAATATATGTTCTTTTTTGTTTGAATTTGTAACAGATAAAGACCTTTTGAATAATCTGAATTTATAATATAGAGGTTTTTCTTCTTATTATTTAATTGCTTAATTAATTGTCCATTATAGTTATATACCTGCATCGATAATATATTCTCTTTAATGTTATCAATAGTAATTATTGAGCATGATGATACAGGATTTGGAAATACGAAATTCAATTTTTCATGGTTATTTTTATTAATTCCAATATGTTTATAAGCGGCACTAATTCTAATATTATCAATCATCCAACCTTCTTTATTATTATTTATACTATCTGAATGAAAGCTAAATCTAAAAATAGCTGTTTCTGCATCCTGCATAAACTTATTTTCACATTTAAAGTCACAATTTAAATATTCCCATTTATTTATTGAACCACTCAATAAAGGCTTAGTATTCCAATTAAAATATTTCCCTGAATGATCACTAATCAGATTCAACCATGTCAATCCATCATCAAATGATACTTCAATCATTCCAAAATCGTTTAGTGAATCTGAATTAATTTTATACACAAAGGATATATTAAAAAAACGAAAGATGAATAAAGTATCCTTTTTAAGATTCATTGTAATATAAAATTCAGAATAATTATTTACCGGATAATAATTTATTGTATCTGTTAAAATAGCATTTGGTAATGATATTGCTTTATTGAATATTATTTTTGATGGGTTTCCTATTTGCCAAATATTTTCTTTTTCGGTAGTATCAATATAAATCATTGAATCTGGTTCGTCAAAGTCTAAAAAAATATCAATAAAATCTTGTGCACTCAAATTCAAAGAGAATAAAATATAAAAATTAATAATTATAATATTTAACCATTTCATAACTTAAATTTTAAAGAGTAAAACAGAAGGTTTTTTAATTTAATTTCGTACAAATATACATCAAATTTTTCAAAAACCTATTTTTTTTTAATATTTCAACGGTGAGGGTTACTCGAAGAAAACACAGAGTGAGAATTGTGTGGTAGTAACTTGTGTCTCGTCCTGAATTTTGATTACATTGTTTCATGACAAATCCTTAGTCCCCATTTCACAATCTCCATCTCAACAGAATAAGGAAAGTATGGTTTTTTGAAATTTTATTTTTCTAATATATAATTATTGTTTCTTGATTGTCTTTCGACAGCATCTAAAACTTTTTTTGTGTGAGTAAGCAAAGTCCCATTATTATCCAAACGTGTATTCAAATAAGATTGAAGTTTTAATAATTGTTTAGTATCTCTTTCCGTCAAGTTAGTATCTTGCTTTAACATGTTCAGTTTCTGGTCCCAGTTATAATTTGTATCTCTAACAATAGTTGACAATCTCTTATTACTTTGGACCAAAGCTTAAAAGGCATGAAATTGTTAAAATAAATATAAAATGTGTTTTTATAATATTAATAATTTAAAGTTTAGTATTTCTTTTGATGTTTCATTGATAAAAGACAGTATATAAACACCTTCATTTTGCATATAATATCTTAAGTCAAGTGTTTCAGAATCAATTTTTAAATCGTTAACAATTTGTTTTCCTGTAATATCAAATACTGAAACAGTATAATTTGAATAATAGCTGTTTAACTGAATGATGGATTTGCTGTTTGAAGTAATAAGATGCAAAGGATACGTATGAATATGTTCATCAATATTTGATATACGACCAATAGAAATATTAAACATAATATTATCTATCATTATTCCTTCACTTTCTAATTTTCTATTGGCAACAAATTCAAAATTAAATAATAAAGTATCGAAATCATCTAACCAATTATCTATTGAAAGAATAACATTACTTGTTCCCAATATCCCCACGTACTCTTGCCAATCATTCATGCCATTATAAATAGTATCTTCAAAAAATGAATAATGCCAGGTTTTTCCCTTATCATTTGATATTTTAATTTTTAGATATTCGTTGATTGAAGCATCAATTTTATATTTTAATCTAAAATTGCAAGCATCTATACGACCACCGTGATCGCGTATTGTTTTTAACCCTTTACGGTCAGCGGTAAAAAAGATTTGAAACGAATATGTACCTGAGTCATTTTTCATCAATGATTTATCAGTATAAATTGCATGAGGGCGCTCCATATACCTTTCATCGGTTTTCAGGTAATTGAAACCACCATCAAAAAACTTTCCTTTTGGTTCGCCTATCCGCCAAATATTATCAGTAGTATCCAAAATGATTTTGATATTGCTATCCCCAAAATAGGCAGTAGTATCAAAACCCAACCATCCTCGATATTGAAAAGGTTGAGCAGTTACAGATGTTGAACCTATAATCAATAATGTTAAAAACAAAAGCATTATTTTTTTCATTTGTTTACAATTTTAAAAGTTTAAAGATATAGTAAAATTCTTCTGTATTACAATTTCCAACAAATATACATCAAATTTTTCAAAAACCTATTTTTTTTTAATATTTCAACGGTGAGGGTTACTCGAAGAAAACACAGAGTGAGAATTGTGTGGTAGTAACTTGTGTCTCGTCCTGAATTTTGATTA from Bacteroidota bacterium harbors:
- a CDS encoding T9SS type A sorting domain-containing protein, which encodes MKWLNIIIINFYILFSLNLSAQDFIDIFLDFDEPDSMIYIDTTEKENIWQIGNPSKIIFNKAISLPNAILTDTINYYPVNNYSEFYITMNLKKDTLFIFRFFNISFVYKINSDSLNDFGMIEVSFDDGLTWLNLISDHSGKYFNWNTKPLLSGSINKWEYLNCDFKCENKFMQDAETAIFRFSFHSDSINNNKEGWMIDNIRISAAYKHIGINKNNHEKLNFVFPNPVSSCSIITIDNIKENILSMQVYNYNGQLIKQLNNKKKNLYIINSDYSKGLYLLQIQTKKNIYLSKFIIN
- a CDS encoding transposase — translated: MKKIYLVVILVIISIINLLGQEYYTNWKELGPWRTPPGDWGTGKGWVECFEVDPKTYNFEDDEFKTIYVGSCTGGLFKTTNALADKPVWINLTDAKKFLGSWVAKAIASGIKLMKKFAHLLLAHRTGIYNWFYYRISTGPLEGMNNKIKVLKRKAYGYRDVQYFKLKIYNL